One part of the [Pantoea] beijingensis genome encodes these proteins:
- the gcvP gene encoding aminomethyl-transferring glycine dehydrogenase, translating to MTQTLSQLEHNGAFIDRHIGPSQEQQNAMLAATGASSLRDLIASIVPADIQLPGPPAIGDALTEHQALAELKAIASQNQVYKSYIGMGYTSVLTPPVILRNMLENPGWYTAYTPYQPEVSQGRLEALLNFQQVTLDLTGLDIASASLLDEATAAAEAMAMAKRVSKLKNANKFFVADDIHPQTLDVVRTRAATFGFEVLVDSPEKALDHQDLFGVLLQYVGTTGEVHNYNALIAELKSRKVVVSVAADFMSLVLLEAPGKQGADIVFGSAQRFGVPMGYGGPHAAFFAARDEHKRSMPGRIIGVSRDAAGNTALRMAMQTREQHIRREKANSNICTSQVLLANIASLYAVYHGPTGLKRIASRIHRLTDILAAGLKKSGLKLRHTRWFDTLTVEVDDKAAVINRALSFGVNLRTDIHHAVGITLDESTTREDIVALFAILSGDNHGQDIDALDAVLSASSDSLAVELLRKDEILTHPVFNRYHSETEMMRYMHSLERKDLALNQAMIPLGSCTMKLNAAAEMIPITWPEFAGLHPFCPADQATGYLQMIGQLSQWLVQLTGYDALCMQPNSGAQGEYAGLLAIRRYHESRNEAERHICLIPSSAHGTNPASAQMAGMDVVVVACDKQGNIDLQDLRQKAEQAGDKLSCIMVTYPSTHGVYEETIREVCQIVHQFGGQVYLDGANMNAQVGITTPGYIGADVSHLNLHKTFCIPHGGGGPGMGPIGVKAHLAPFVPGHSVVQIDGVLTQQGAVSAAPFGSASILPISWMYIRMMGAEGLKQASSVAILNANYIATRLQSAYPILYTGRDGRVAHECILDIRPLKDATGISELDIAKRLIDYGFHAPTMSFPVAGTLMVEPTESESKIELDRFIDALLSIRMEIDRVSKGEWPLEDNPLVNAPHTQKEIVGEWSHPYSRELAVFPAGSDNKYWPTVKRLDDVFGDRNLFCSCVPISEYQ from the coding sequence ATGACCCAGACTCTCAGCCAGCTTGAACACAACGGTGCCTTTATTGACCGCCATATCGGCCCATCACAGGAACAACAGAATGCAATGCTGGCAGCAACCGGCGCCAGTTCGTTACGCGATCTGATCGCTTCGATTGTACCCGCCGACATTCAGTTACCCGGGCCGCCGGCGATTGGCGATGCCCTGACCGAACATCAGGCGCTGGCCGAGCTGAAAGCCATTGCCAGCCAGAATCAGGTCTATAAGTCTTATATCGGGATGGGCTATACCTCGGTGCTGACGCCGCCAGTGATTTTGCGCAATATGCTGGAGAATCCAGGCTGGTATACGGCTTATACTCCTTATCAGCCGGAAGTCTCTCAGGGCCGTCTTGAGGCATTGCTTAACTTTCAGCAGGTGACGCTTGACCTGACGGGGCTGGATATCGCCTCGGCTTCGCTGCTCGATGAAGCAACTGCTGCCGCTGAAGCGATGGCGATGGCAAAGCGCGTCAGTAAACTGAAAAATGCCAATAAGTTTTTTGTGGCCGATGATATCCATCCTCAAACGCTGGATGTGGTGCGCACGCGTGCTGCCACCTTTGGTTTTGAGGTACTGGTAGATTCGCCAGAGAAAGCGCTGGATCATCAGGATCTCTTCGGAGTGTTGTTACAGTATGTCGGCACCACCGGGGAAGTTCACAACTACAACGCGCTAATTGCTGAGCTGAAAAGTCGCAAGGTTGTGGTCAGCGTTGCCGCAGATTTTATGTCGCTGGTGCTGCTGGAAGCGCCGGGCAAACAGGGTGCTGATATCGTATTTGGTTCTGCACAGCGCTTTGGCGTACCCATGGGTTATGGCGGACCCCATGCGGCCTTCTTCGCGGCACGCGATGAGCACAAACGGTCAATGCCGGGACGTATTATTGGCGTATCACGTGATGCTGCGGGCAATACGGCACTGCGTATGGCAATGCAAACCCGCGAGCAGCATATCCGCCGTGAAAAGGCCAACTCGAATATCTGTACCTCACAGGTATTGTTAGCCAATATCGCCAGTTTGTATGCGGTCTATCATGGTCCGACCGGCCTGAAACGTATTGCCAGTCGTATTCATCGGCTGACTGATATCCTGGCGGCCGGTCTGAAAAAAAGTGGTCTGAAACTGCGTCATACCCGCTGGTTCGATACCTTAACGGTTGAGGTAGACGACAAGGCCGCAGTGATCAATCGTGCGCTGAGCTTTGGTGTTAACCTGCGTACGGATATCCACCATGCGGTCGGAATTACGCTGGATGAGTCCACGACGCGGGAAGATATTGTGGCCCTGTTTGCCATTTTATCAGGTGACAATCACGGTCAGGATATTGACGCGCTTGACGCGGTATTATCAGCCAGCAGCGATTCTCTGGCGGTTGAATTGCTGCGTAAAGATGAGATTCTTACCCACCCTGTATTCAACCGTTATCACAGTGAAACTGAGATGATGCGTTATATGCATAGCCTGGAGCGTAAAGATTTAGCGCTGAACCAGGCGATGATCCCGCTGGGCTCCTGCACCATGAAGTTGAACGCGGCGGCAGAGATGATCCCGATTACCTGGCCTGAGTTTGCGGGCTTACATCCGTTCTGTCCGGCGGATCAGGCGACCGGCTATCTGCAGATGATTGGCCAACTGTCACAGTGGTTGGTGCAACTCACAGGTTATGATGCGCTCTGCATGCAGCCGAACTCCGGCGCGCAGGGCGAATACGCGGGCCTGCTGGCTATCCGTCGCTATCATGAAAGCCGCAATGAGGCCGAGCGCCATATCTGCCTGATCCCCAGCTCGGCACACGGGACTAACCCAGCCTCGGCACAAATGGCAGGGATGGACGTAGTGGTGGTGGCTTGCGACAAACAGGGCAATATCGACCTGCAAGATTTGCGTCAGAAAGCGGAGCAGGCGGGCGATAAACTGTCGTGCATTATGGTGACTTATCCCTCAACGCACGGCGTTTATGAAGAAACCATCCGTGAAGTTTGCCAAATTGTTCATCAGTTTGGCGGCCAGGTTTACCTCGATGGCGCCAATATGAATGCTCAGGTGGGTATCACCACACCGGGTTATATTGGTGCGGATGTTTCCCATCTTAATTTGCATAAAACTTTCTGTATCCCTCACGGCGGCGGTGGGCCTGGTATGGGACCGATTGGCGTCAAAGCCCATCTGGCCCCGTTTGTTCCGGGTCACAGCGTGGTGCAAATTGATGGCGTACTGACGCAGCAAGGTGCGGTTTCTGCAGCACCGTTTGGCAGTGCATCCATTCTGCCTATTAGCTGGATGTATATTCGTATGATGGGCGCCGAAGGCCTGAAGCAGGCAAGCTCGGTCGCTATCCTTAATGCCAACTATATTGCGACACGTTTGCAGTCAGCTTACCCGATCCTCTACACCGGCCGTGATGGGCGTGTGGCACATGAATGTATCCTGGATATTCGTCCACTCAAAGACGCGACCGGCATAAGTGAGCTGGACATTGCCAAGCGATTGATCGATTACGGTTTCCATGCGCCGACCATGTCCTTCCCGGTGGCGGGAACGCTGATGGTGGAACCGACGGAATCGGAAAGCAAGATCGAGCTGGACCGCTTTATTGATGCGTTGTTGTCGATCCGTATGGAGATCGATCGCGTTTCGAAAGGGGAATGGCCGCTGGAAGATAACCCGCTGGTCAATGCACCGCACACGCAGAAGGAGATTGTTGGTGAGTGGTCGCACCCTTACAGCCGCGAACTGGCGGTTTTCCCGGCGGGTAGCGACAATAAATACTGGCCAACCGTGAAGCGTCTGGATGATGTATTTGGCGACCGTAATCTGTTCTGTTCTTGTGTGCCAATCAGTGAGTATCAGTAA
- a CDS encoding lysozyme inhibitor LprI family protein produces the protein MKRALAIILLYSSFSHSADVCHNITTSDQVALCSESKKDLADKFLNEQYSMLLSKVNSAYMNDESLKQEFVNNIKISQRDWIKFRDSNCKLYSFQIDNKSSAYQTTVNECVAKMSETRGKELAELSDNI, from the coding sequence ATGAAACGAGCCTTAGCTATTATTTTACTGTATTCGTCATTTTCACATAGTGCAGATGTTTGTCACAATATAACAACATCTGATCAGGTTGCTTTGTGCTCGGAAAGTAAAAAGGATTTAGCTGATAAATTTTTGAACGAGCAATATTCGATGTTGCTATCTAAAGTTAATTCTGCATATATGAATGATGAATCTTTAAAGCAGGAGTTCGTAAACAACATTAAAATTTCCCAGAGGGATTGGATTAAATTTAGGGATTCTAATTGTAAGTTATACTCATTCCAAATAGATAACAAAAGCTCGGCATATCAAACGACCGTCAATGAGTGTGTTGCAAAAATGTCAGAAACCAGAGGGAAGGAGTTGGCTGAGCTTTCTGACAACATATAA